One genomic segment of Pseudobacteroides sp. includes these proteins:
- a CDS encoding alpha-isopropylmalate synthase regulatory domain-containing protein: MRIEIMDTTLRDGEQTPGLAYTQHEKLTIAKTLLEDVKVDRIEVASANVSAGELASVQAITSMCQKCGCLEKVEVLGFIDKTRSVDWIVSSGAKVMNLLCKGSLNHVTNQLRKTPDQHLEDIKFVIDYAVQKNIKVNVYLEDWSNGILNSPDYVFFLVDNLNKLPVMRFMLPDTLGILNSKQTYELCKMMVERYPGLKFDFHGHNDYDMAVSNSFMAIHAGFSGIHTAVNGLGERAGNTPLSSIVGVINDHFSDVETTIDESKLNSISKLIEAFSGIRIPVNKPIIGEYVFTQTCGVHADGDKKGNLYFNKLVPERFGRLRKYALGKTSGKASILKNLEELGIFLESDAIARVTQRIVELGDKKESITTEDLPFIVSDVLGSQALTEKVKLINYYICHAQNLSPVATLKIEIDGVVYEETATGDGQYDAFMKALSKIYSSLNKTLPTLVDYIVTIPPGGKTNALVETVITWYKDKEFKTRGLDSDQTASSIKATVKMLNLIEQE; this comes from the coding sequence ATGAGAATTGAGATTATGGATACAACCTTGAGAGATGGAGAACAAACTCCCGGCCTTGCTTATACACAGCATGAAAAACTTACAATAGCAAAGACATTATTGGAAGATGTAAAAGTTGACAGGATAGAAGTTGCATCAGCAAATGTATCTGCAGGAGAATTAGCTTCAGTGCAGGCCATAACTTCCATGTGTCAGAAATGCGGCTGCCTCGAAAAGGTCGAAGTGCTTGGATTCATAGATAAAACAAGATCCGTCGACTGGATTGTATCATCCGGTGCCAAGGTTATGAATCTTTTATGCAAAGGTTCTCTTAACCATGTGACCAACCAGCTTCGCAAAACACCGGATCAGCATCTTGAAGACATTAAGTTTGTTATTGACTATGCTGTTCAGAAAAACATAAAGGTAAATGTTTACCTGGAGGATTGGTCAAACGGCATATTAAACTCACCTGACTATGTATTCTTCCTTGTAGACAATCTTAATAAGCTTCCCGTTATGAGGTTTATGCTTCCTGATACCCTCGGTATATTAAATTCCAAACAGACATATGAGCTATGCAAAATGATGGTTGAAAGGTACCCGGGCTTGAAATTTGATTTCCACGGCCACAACGACTATGATATGGCTGTTTCAAATTCATTTATGGCTATACACGCAGGCTTCTCAGGTATTCATACCGCAGTTAACGGACTTGGAGAAAGAGCGGGAAATACTCCTCTATCAAGCATAGTAGGTGTAATCAATGATCATTTTAGCGATGTTGAAACCACCATAGATGAATCAAAATTAAATTCAATAAGCAAATTGATAGAAGCATTCTCAGGTATAAGGATTCCTGTTAACAAGCCTATTATTGGAGAATATGTGTTTACTCAGACCTGCGGAGTTCACGCAGATGGTGATAAAAAGGGCAACCTTTATTTTAATAAGCTTGTTCCTGAAAGGTTCGGAAGATTAAGAAAATATGCACTTGGGAAGACTTCCGGGAAGGCCAGCATCCTTAAAAATCTCGAAGAGCTGGGAATTTTCCTTGAAAGCGATGCTATTGCCCGTGTAACCCAAAGGATAGTTGAGCTTGGCGATAAGAAAGAAAGCATCACAACTGAAGACTTGCCTTTTATTGTATCTGATGTACTAGGATCCCAAGCACTTACCGAAAAGGTAAAACTCATAAATTATTATATATGCCATGCTCAGAACTTAAGTCCTGTTGCTACTCTAAAAATAGAGATTGATGGTGTAGTTTATGAGGAAACCGCTACAGGTGACGGTCAGTATGATGCATTCATGAAGGCACTTAGCAAGATTTATTCAAGCCTCAATAAAACCCTTCCGACACTGGTTGATTATATCGTTACAATTCCTCCCGGAGGAAAAACTAATGCATTGGTTGAAACAGTTATAACCTGGTATAAGGATAAAGAATTTAAGACAAGGGGATTGGACTCCGACCAAACAGCCTCATCCATTAAAGCTACAGTCAAGATGCTTAACTTAATAGAGCAAGAATAA
- the fabV gene encoding enoyl-ACP reductase FabV, which yields MIIKPKTRGFICTTAHPEGCAQNVQEQINYIKGKVPLEGPKKVLVIGASTGYGLASRIAAAFGSGAATIGVFFEKPASETKTASAGWYNAAAFDRKAKEAGLYSQNINGDAFSDEIKDKTIQLIKKDLGKIDMVVYSLASPRRIHPKTGVTHNSVIKPISNPFTNKTIDFHSGVVSEVTIQPASEDEIKDTVAVMGGEDWEMWIQALKSAGVLESGFKTVAFSYIGPELTHAIYTNGTIGKAKEHLDNSSKAITAQLKDIDGKAYISVNKALVTQASSAIPIVPLYISILYKIMKEKGLHEGCIEQAYRLFAEGLYSDSPTLDDSGKIRIDDWEMRSDVQEGIKPAWEQITTENVNSLSDLEGYRSDFFKLFGFGLKGVDYESDVNPVVEIPGVE from the coding sequence ATGATTATAAAACCAAAAACCAGGGGCTTTATTTGTACAACTGCACACCCAGAAGGTTGTGCACAAAATGTTCAGGAGCAGATTAATTATATAAAAGGCAAGGTTCCCTTAGAAGGTCCTAAAAAAGTATTGGTAATAGGTGCTTCCACCGGTTATGGGCTGGCTTCAAGAATTGCAGCAGCTTTTGGATCAGGTGCAGCTACAATAGGTGTTTTCTTCGAAAAGCCTGCTTCAGAGACTAAGACTGCATCAGCAGGATGGTATAACGCTGCTGCCTTTGATAGGAAAGCCAAGGAAGCTGGACTTTACTCCCAAAATATAAACGGAGACGCGTTTTCCGATGAAATAAAAGATAAAACTATCCAATTAATAAAAAAAGATCTGGGTAAGATAGATATGGTTGTATATAGCCTTGCTTCCCCAAGGCGCATACACCCAAAGACAGGAGTTACCCACAATTCTGTTATAAAGCCTATAAGCAATCCATTTACCAATAAAACAATAGATTTTCACAGCGGCGTTGTATCGGAAGTTACAATTCAACCCGCTAGCGAGGATGAAATAAAAGATACCGTAGCAGTTATGGGCGGTGAAGATTGGGAAATGTGGATTCAGGCACTTAAGAGTGCCGGAGTGCTTGAAAGCGGTTTTAAAACAGTTGCTTTTTCATATATCGGCCCTGAGTTGACACATGCAATTTATACAAACGGTACGATTGGCAAGGCAAAGGAACACCTTGACAATTCATCTAAAGCAATAACAGCTCAGCTTAAAGACATTGATGGAAAAGCCTATATTTCAGTGAATAAGGCTCTGGTTACACAGGCAAGCTCAGCTATTCCGATAGTACCCCTTTATATATCTATATTGTATAAGATAATGAAGGAAAAAGGACTTCATGAAGGTTGCATAGAGCAGGCATACCGCCTTTTTGCAGAGGGCCTATACTCCGACTCACCTACACTCGATGATTCTGGCAAAATCCGTATCGACGATTGGGAAATGAGAAGTGATGTTCAGGAAGGAATTAAACCTGCATGGGAACAAATTACTACGGAAAACGTGAACTCACTTTCAGATTTGGAAGGTTACCGCAGTGATTTCTTCAAGCTCTTTGGCTTTGGCTTAAAGGGTGTCGACTATGAGAGTGATGTTAATCCTGTAGTAGAAATACCCGGAGTTGAATAA
- a CDS encoding DUF2812 domain-containing protein — translation MRHTIYKFFFAWDFEKEEKWLNEMSAKGLQLVSVGFCKYVFEEGIHGEYTYKLELLENLPSNYESSSYIKFLEETGVEHIGSLFRWVYFRKKTTSGAFEIYSDIESKIKHYKRIMTLLACLIPVSVFPTILNWSRFYEEGDKLRLVLVSVTTILAILIVLGIAKTSRNIKRLKKEKLIRE, via the coding sequence ATGAGACATACTATTTACAAATTTTTTTTCGCGTGGGATTTTGAGAAAGAGGAAAAATGGCTGAATGAAATGTCGGCAAAAGGGTTGCAGCTTGTATCGGTAGGGTTTTGTAAATATGTCTTTGAGGAAGGTATACATGGAGAATATACATACAAATTAGAGCTTTTAGAAAACCTTCCATCAAATTATGAAAGCTCTTCATATATTAAGTTTCTTGAAGAAACAGGAGTAGAGCATATCGGCTCACTGTTTCGCTGGGTATATTTTAGAAAGAAAACTACTAGTGGAGCATTTGAGATATACTCGGATATTGAATCCAAAATCAAGCATTATAAACGGATTATGACTTTACTAGCCTGCTTAATACCAGTAAGTGTATTTCCTACTATTTTAAACTGGAGTCGTTTTTATGAAGAAGGGGATAAACTACGACTGGTTTTAGTCAGCGTTACTACTATTCTGGCTATATTAATTGTACTGGGAATAGCTAAGACGTCAAGAAATATTAAGCGGTTAAAAAAAGAAAAACTTATTCGAGAATAG
- a CDS encoding PadR family transcriptional regulator, translated as MGQSKESIVLTEAVYYILLSLYKPMHGYGIMQNVMDLSDSRVNLAAGTLYGAINTLLEKGFIIAVSGESNSRKKEYQITELGKEVVNNEIERLRELVRNGEKITGGEEK; from the coding sequence ATGGGACAGAGTAAAGAGAGCATTGTTTTGACAGAGGCAGTTTATTATATTCTTCTATCGCTTTATAAGCCAATGCATGGATATGGGATAATGCAAAACGTAATGGATCTAAGTGATAGTAGAGTTAATCTGGCAGCGGGAACGCTATATGGTGCAATAAATACTTTGCTTGAAAAGGGTTTTATAATAGCAGTTTCAGGAGAATCTAATTCACGTAAAAAGGAATATCAAATTACCGAATTAGGCAAAGAAGTTGTTAATAACGAAATTGAAAGGCTTCGGGAACTGGTTAGAAATGGGGAAAAAATTACAGGGGGAGAAGAAAAATGA
- a CDS encoding EAL domain-containing protein — MLNNSHNDLRGFGSNEKANQIASLIFGVSTIFGVILYFILRTIIIGISGKIMAICMFMALLSVLPYFLSKVTRRQNLITYINSIIFASTYIILILGDRQAASLTIWSSIFVLVIMSLLYTSRIVLTTLSITSMGLLTYLAFKQPEETVNLNISDHLGRIGILAMVIAVSYYTNYLLNQRANENIRKLNEMSLQRDEIEALYEEITATEEELRDKYDELVNYQESLRQSEDRYKKIFEASNEALFEWDLSSNKKYLSENWYSIFDSDSEGEFLIEEWFEKIHPEDLSSVFKNIERLKKGEINIYETEFRYKNYFNNYNWFSAKFVAVKNHIGDAVHLLGAFINIHEKKTQHDELIFIASHDVLTGLPNKLWFIDYFSGIIKENKKGFLILMDIDNFKYINDVFGHPVGDTVLRLLSKNIINLGKDYTIAKFGGDEFVCCISGEEKNLKEAYDNILEIITTPIQYKDQEFILGVSSGVVEFKSGANDVHDYIKKAEIAMYKAKELGKNNWVIFDEKMNEEVIRTSKLENGLKNALHSHEFMVYYQPQYMIRGKKLFGYEALIRWYNPEFGFVTPDSFIGLAETTGIINDIGYFVINEACKFILELDDRGWKDITISVNVSPIQLSNQMFEEKALKIVEYYNIKPERLCFEVTETAVMQSFKDNVDKLGRLREKGFKISLDDFGTGYSSLSYLKSIPVSEVKIDRSFINDICKRKEMNIKLVKAIIEISHDFGFKVVAEGVEEHSQLEVLDEMNCDMVQGYLFSKPVPSEEALKISDSCMQGV, encoded by the coding sequence ATGTTAAATAATAGCCATAATGATTTAAGGGGCTTTGGGTCAAATGAAAAAGCCAATCAGATAGCATCACTGATATTTGGTGTATCTACAATTTTTGGTGTAATTTTATATTTTATATTAAGGACAATTATTATAGGTATATCTGGAAAGATTATGGCTATTTGTATGTTTATGGCATTGCTTTCAGTGCTGCCATATTTTTTAAGCAAAGTTACAAGAAGACAAAACCTTATAACATATATAAATTCAATAATTTTTGCATCGACTTATATAATTCTAATTCTAGGAGACAGACAGGCCGCCTCTTTAACCATATGGAGTTCAATATTCGTTCTTGTGATAATGTCCTTGTTGTATACAAGCCGCATTGTTCTGACAACATTATCTATTACATCGATGGGGCTATTAACCTATCTAGCTTTTAAACAGCCTGAAGAAACAGTAAATCTAAATATATCAGATCATTTAGGTAGAATAGGGATACTTGCAATGGTAATAGCTGTTTCATATTATACCAATTACTTACTGAATCAAAGAGCTAATGAAAATATAAGAAAACTTAATGAAATGTCTCTTCAAAGGGATGAAATTGAAGCACTCTATGAGGAGATAACTGCAACAGAGGAGGAACTCAGGGATAAATATGATGAATTGGTAAACTACCAGGAAAGCTTAAGGCAAAGTGAAGATAGATACAAAAAGATATTTGAAGCAAGCAATGAAGCACTCTTTGAATGGGATTTAAGCAGCAATAAAAAGTATTTGTCGGAAAACTGGTACTCAATATTTGACTCCGACTCTGAAGGTGAGTTTCTCATCGAAGAATGGTTTGAGAAAATTCATCCTGAGGACTTGTCTTCTGTTTTTAAAAATATTGAAAGATTAAAAAAAGGTGAAATCAATATTTACGAAACGGAGTTCCGATACAAAAACTACTTCAATAACTATAACTGGTTCAGTGCCAAGTTCGTCGCAGTTAAAAATCATATTGGTGATGCAGTGCACCTTTTAGGTGCATTTATAAACATACATGAGAAAAAGACTCAACATGACGAACTTATTTTTATTGCATCCCATGATGTACTTACAGGGCTGCCTAATAAATTGTGGTTTATTGATTATTTTTCAGGAATTATAAAGGAAAATAAAAAAGGGTTTCTTATACTGATGGATATAGATAATTTTAAGTATATTAATGATGTGTTCGGTCATCCTGTAGGTGACACAGTTCTAAGACTCCTTTCAAAAAATATAATTAATCTCGGCAAGGATTATACTATTGCTAAATTTGGCGGAGACGAATTTGTTTGTTGTATTTCAGGGGAAGAAAAAAATTTGAAGGAAGCTTACGACAATATCCTTGAGATAATTACTACTCCTATACAATACAAAGATCAGGAATTCATCTTGGGCGTAAGTTCAGGTGTTGTTGAGTTTAAAAGTGGGGCAAATGATGTTCATGATTATATTAAAAAAGCTGAAATAGCAATGTATAAAGCAAAAGAGCTCGGTAAAAACAACTGGGTAATATTTGATGAAAAAATGAATGAAGAAGTTATACGGACATCCAAGTTGGAAAACGGACTGAAGAATGCTTTGCACTCCCACGAGTTTATGGTATATTACCAGCCCCAGTATATGATAAGAGGGAAAAAACTTTTTGGTTATGAGGCACTTATTCGCTGGTATAACCCGGAATTCGGTTTTGTAACGCCTGATTCATTTATAGGGCTTGCTGAAACAACAGGAATTATTAATGATATAGGCTATTTTGTTATAAATGAAGCATGCAAGTTTATTCTGGAACTGGATGACAGGGGATGGAAGGATATCACCATATCGGTTAATGTTTCGCCTATACAGCTGTCAAATCAGATGTTTGAAGAGAAGGCTCTAAAGATTGTAGAGTATTACAATATAAAGCCTGAGAGATTATGCTTTGAGGTCACAGAAACAGCAGTCATGCAATCATTTAAGGACAATGTAGATAAGTTGGGGCGACTAAGGGAAAAAGGCTTTAAGATATCCCTCGATGACTTTGGCACAGGTTATTCATCCCTTAGTTATTTAAAATCAATCCCTGTTAGTGAGGTTAAAATTGATAGGTCGTTTATAAATGACATATGCAAGAGGAAAGAAATGAATATTAAGCTTGTAAAAGCAATTATCGAAATATCCCATGATTTTGGCTTCAAAGTTGTGGCAGAAGGGGTTGAAGAGCATTCGCAGTTGGAAGTGCTGGATGAAATGAATTGTGACATGGTGCAGGGGTATCTTTTCAGCAAGCCTGTTCCGTCGGAAGAGGCACTAAAAATTTCGGATAGCTGCATGCAGGGTGTATAA
- the gnd gene encoding phosphogluconate dehydrogenase (NAD(+)-dependent, decarboxylating) → MIIGLVGLGKMGLNLALNMKDNNHNIIAFEISRKAAQEAKTYGIESYTELETFIDKMSGSSPKIIWLMIPAGKPVDDMIDNISPYLSKGDILIDGGNSNYKDTLRRFEKLEPLGIEFVDIGTSGGMEGARNGICAMIGASQEAYNTLKPLLESISIENGFIHTGPNGSGHFVKMVHNGIEYGMMQAIGEGFEILKESRFDLDLESIADVWNNGSVIRGWLMELAARMFKKDAGLNGIKGIVQSSGEGLWTVQEALELKVAAPVITESLFARYRSEKEDTFTGKVVAGLRNEFGGHSVVKK, encoded by the coding sequence ATGATAATAGGACTTGTTGGTTTGGGCAAAATGGGTTTAAATCTGGCCCTGAATATGAAGGATAACAATCATAATATCATCGCATTTGAAATTTCCCGGAAAGCTGCACAAGAGGCTAAAACTTATGGTATTGAAAGCTACACTGAATTGGAAACCTTTATTGATAAAATGTCCGGCAGTAGTCCTAAAATTATATGGCTAATGATACCAGCCGGAAAGCCTGTCGATGATATGATAGACAATATTTCCCCCTACCTTTCCAAAGGCGATATCCTTATTGATGGGGGTAATTCTAATTATAAGGATACACTAAGACGGTTTGAAAAGTTGGAGCCCTTAGGGATTGAATTTGTGGATATAGGCACCAGCGGAGGCATGGAAGGAGCCAGAAACGGAATATGTGCCATGATAGGTGCATCCCAAGAAGCCTATAATACTCTTAAACCCTTATTGGAAAGCATCAGTATCGAGAACGGTTTTATCCATACCGGACCTAATGGCTCGGGGCATTTTGTAAAAATGGTTCATAATGGAATAGAATACGGCATGATGCAGGCAATTGGAGAAGGCTTTGAAATATTGAAAGAAAGCCGGTTTGATCTGGATTTGGAAAGCATTGCAGATGTATGGAACAACGGGTCGGTAATAAGGGGCTGGCTTATGGAGCTTGCTGCAAGAATGTTTAAAAAAGATGCTGGTCTCAATGGCATAAAAGGCATTGTTCAGTCCTCCGGGGAAGGATTGTGGACCGTTCAGGAGGCACTTGAACTAAAAGTAGCAGCACCTGTTATTACAGAGTCATTGTTTGCAAGGTACCGTTCCGAAAAAGAGGATACATTTACAGGAAAAGTAGTAGCTGGTCTAAGAAATGAGTTCGGAGGACATTCGGTAGTAAAAAAATAG
- the zwf gene encoding glucose-6-phosphate dehydrogenase — translation MDRKIDSPCIMTIFGGTGDLTHRKLIPALYNLFHEGMLPQGFLVVGVGRKDKNHESYREELKASVEKHSRFKLNKDVWELFSQKIHYYRMEITHSEDYDGLKSYLNSLDTSFSTEGNRLYYLSVAPSFFETVTCNLHAFGMAENNSSWQRLIIEKPFGHDLKTAQYLNKIISEVFPQENIFRIDHYLGKEMLQNILVIRFGNAMFESFWNSRYIENIQITSSETLGIKNRADYYDSSGALRDMLQNHMLQLLALVAMEPPASIDAKSIRDEKIKLLRSITRNNLGTIKENIVRGQYSDGAIGSREVPAYRNESGIPRESNTETFIAASLMAGNFRWGNMPFYLRTGKRMRQKITKVIIEFKSLPEILYFKEYKGMQPNLMEIRIQPSEGVSFSFNAKKPGTHNEIANVKMDFCQNCSLEHNSPEAYERLLADALKNDQTLFTSWDEIEASWMLVDNIAQLWNEEKPDFPNYKPDTFGPPEADELLAKKGHKWWNE, via the coding sequence ATGGATAGAAAGATAGATTCACCTTGCATTATGACTATATTCGGAGGCACCGGTGACCTTACACACAGAAAACTTATTCCCGCACTATACAATCTCTTCCATGAAGGTATGCTGCCCCAAGGATTTCTAGTAGTTGGCGTGGGCAGAAAAGATAAAAACCATGAAAGCTACAGGGAGGAGCTTAAAGCTTCTGTTGAAAAACACTCCAGATTCAAGTTGAATAAGGATGTATGGGAGTTGTTTTCACAAAAAATACATTACTATAGAATGGAGATAACCCATTCAGAAGACTATGACGGTTTAAAATCATACTTAAATAGCTTGGACACCTCATTTTCTACAGAGGGGAACAGGCTTTACTATCTCTCGGTTGCTCCCTCTTTTTTTGAGACAGTAACCTGCAATCTTCACGCTTTTGGCATGGCTGAAAATAATAGCAGTTGGCAGAGACTTATTATTGAAAAGCCCTTCGGGCATGATCTTAAAACAGCTCAATATCTTAACAAAATAATTTCAGAGGTTTTCCCACAGGAAAACATTTTCAGAATAGATCACTATTTAGGCAAGGAGATGCTCCAAAATATCCTTGTAATCCGTTTTGGAAATGCAATGTTTGAGAGCTTCTGGAACAGCCGCTATATTGAAAACATTCAAATAACTTCTTCTGAAACATTAGGGATAAAAAACAGGGCAGATTACTATGATTCCTCAGGAGCTTTAAGGGATATGCTCCAAAACCATATGCTGCAGCTTTTGGCTCTGGTTGCAATGGAACCTCCTGCTTCCATTGATGCCAAGTCCATAAGGGACGAAAAAATTAAGCTCCTAAGAAGCATTACCAGGAATAATCTTGGTACCATTAAGGAAAATATAGTACGAGGCCAGTACAGTGACGGCGCTATTGGTTCAAGGGAAGTTCCTGCATACAGAAATGAAAGCGGAATACCCAGGGAATCAAATACCGAAACCTTTATAGCTGCGAGCCTTATGGCGGGAAATTTCCGCTGGGGCAATATGCCGTTTTATCTTAGGACGGGTAAAAGGATGAGACAAAAGATAACTAAGGTAATTATAGAGTTCAAATCCCTTCCTGAAATACTGTATTTCAAGGAATACAAAGGCATGCAGCCTAACCTCATGGAAATAAGGATTCAACCAAGCGAAGGCGTGTCCTTCAGCTTTAATGCTAAAAAGCCGGGTACACACAATGAAATAGCAAACGTAAAAATGGATTTCTGCCAGAACTGCAGCCTGGAGCACAACTCTCCCGAGGCTTACGAGAGGCTTCTGGCAGATGCATTAAAGAATGATCAGACGCTTTTTACCAGTTGGGATGAAATTGAAGCATCCTGGATGCTGGTTGATAATATAGCACAATTATGGAATGAAGAAAAGCCGGATTTTCCAAACTATAAACCAGATACTTTTGGCCCCCCTGAAGCTGACGAGCTTTTGGCAAAAAAAGGGCATAAGTGGTGGAATGAGTAA
- a CDS encoding cyclase family protein, which yields MKIIDVSMTIHRDMPVYKNKDEKRPVITVTSDFKKGSSYESRIDMDLHTGTHIDMPLHMIEGGKTSESLDIHRLVAKCFVIDLTGVEGKITEYDLRSKVLPSCDFILFKTKNSFCTNFDPDFVYLDVTGAEYISSIGIKGVGTDALGIERAQPGHETHKILLGSGIIIIEGLRLAHVEEGIYQMIALPLKIDKTEALPARVILAPDVDFE from the coding sequence ATGAAAATTATCGATGTAAGCATGACAATCCATAGGGATATGCCCGTATATAAAAATAAAGATGAAAAACGTCCGGTAATAACTGTAACAAGTGATTTTAAAAAGGGTAGTTCATATGAATCCAGAATAGATATGGACCTCCACACAGGAACCCATATCGATATGCCTCTTCACATGATAGAAGGAGGAAAGACCTCTGAATCCCTTGATATCCATAGGCTTGTTGCAAAATGTTTTGTTATTGATCTTACGGGGGTAGAAGGTAAAATAACAGAATACGATCTGAGATCAAAGGTTCTACCCTCCTGTGATTTCATTCTATTTAAGACGAAAAACTCCTTTTGCACCAACTTTGATCCTGATTTTGTCTATCTTGATGTGACAGGTGCAGAATATATCAGCAGCATAGGTATAAAAGGCGTTGGAACCGATGCACTTGGCATAGAAAGGGCTCAACCAGGTCACGAGACCCATAAAATTCTTTTGGGGAGCGGAATTATCATAATTGAAGGGCTTAGATTGGCACATGTGGAGGAAGGAATATATCAGATGATTGCCCTGCCCCTTAAGATTGATAAAACTGAAGCCCTTCCTGCAAGAGTTATATTGGCTCCGGATGTGGATTTTGAATAA